One Streptococcus gallolyticus subsp. gallolyticus DSM 16831 DNA window includes the following coding sequences:
- the pstB gene encoding phosphate ABC transporter ATP-binding protein PstB — MTEYNWNERHIITFPEEKLALATKDLHVYYGQKEAIKGIDMQFEKNKITALIGPSGCGKSTFLRSLNRMNDTIDIAKVTGEILYEGIDVNAKNINVYEMRKHIGMVFQRPNPFAKSIYKNITFAYERAGVKDKQFLDEIVETSLKQAALWDQVKDDLHKSAFTLSGGQQQRLCIARAIAVKPDILLMDEPASALDPVATMQLEDTMFELKKDYTIIIVTHNMQQAARASDYTAFFYLGDLIEYDKTNNIFQNAKLQSTSDYVSGHFG; from the coding sequence ATGACAGAATATAATTGGAACGAAAGACATATTATTACATTTCCAGAAGAAAAGCTTGCCTTAGCAACGAAAGACCTTCATGTTTATTATGGTCAAAAAGAGGCAATCAAAGGGATTGATATGCAGTTTGAAAAAAATAAAATCACTGCCCTTATTGGTCCATCTGGATGTGGCAAATCAACATTTCTTCGTAGTTTGAACCGAATGAATGACACTATTGATATTGCCAAAGTAACGGGTGAAATTTTATATGAAGGTATTGACGTTAACGCCAAAAATATCAATGTTTATGAAATGCGCAAACACATTGGTATGGTTTTCCAACGTCCTAACCCATTTGCAAAATCTATTTATAAAAATATCACATTTGCCTATGAACGAGCAGGTGTGAAAGACAAACAATTCTTAGATGAAATTGTTGAAACCTCTTTAAAACAAGCTGCGCTTTGGGACCAAGTGAAAGATGATTTGCATAAATCAGCCTTCACGCTTTCAGGCGGTCAGCAGCAACGTTTGTGTATCGCGCGAGCCATTGCTGTTAAACCTGACATTCTTCTAATGGATGAACCAGCGTCAGCTTTGGACCCAGTTGCTACAATGCAGTTGGAAGATACCATGTTTGAATTGAAGAAAGATTATACCATTATTATCGTAACGCACAATATGCAACAAGCAGCTCGTGCTAGTGATTACACAGCATTCTTCTATTTGGGAGATTTGATTGAGTACGATAAAACGAATAACATCTTCCAAAATGCGAAATTGCAATCTACTAGTGATTATGTGTCTGGACATTTTGGTTAG
- a CDS encoding response regulator transcription factor: MIKILLVEDDLSLSNSIFDFLDDFADVMQVFDGEEGLYEAESGVYDLILLDLMLPEKDGFQVLKELREKGVSTPVLIMTAKESLDDKGHGFELGADDYLTKPFYLEELKMRIQALLKRSGKYNDNTLSYEELTVDTSTNTTIANGKEVELLGKEFDLLVYFLQNQNVILPKSQIFDRIWGFDSDTTISVVEVYVSKIRKKLKGTTFAKNLQTLRSVGYILKNAE, translated from the coding sequence ATGATTAAGATATTATTAGTAGAAGATGATTTGAGTCTATCTAATTCCATTTTTGATTTTTTAGATGATTTTGCAGATGTTATGCAGGTATTTGACGGCGAAGAAGGTTTGTACGAAGCTGAAAGTGGCGTATATGACCTTATTTTGCTTGACTTGATGTTACCTGAAAAAGATGGTTTCCAAGTGCTTAAAGAGTTACGAGAAAAAGGTGTGTCAACACCAGTACTTATTATGACTGCCAAAGAAAGCCTTGATGATAAGGGACATGGTTTCGAGTTGGGAGCAGATGATTACCTTACTAAACCATTTTACCTTGAAGAGCTAAAAATGCGTATTCAAGCTCTTTTAAAACGTTCGGGTAAATACAACGACAATACCTTATCTTATGAAGAATTAACCGTTGACACTTCTACCAATACAACAATAGCTAACGGTAAAGAAGTCGAGCTGCTTGGTAAAGAATTTGATTTGTTGGTTTATTTCTTACAAAATCAAAATGTTATTTTACCAAAATCACAAATTTTTGACCGTATTTGGGGCTTTGATAGTGATACAACGATTTCGGTTGTTGAAGTTTACGTTTCAAAAATTCGAAAAAAACTCAAAGGCACTACCTTTGCCAAAAATCTTCAAACCCTACGGAGTGTAGGTTATATTCTGAAAAATGCTGAATAA
- the rpsT gene encoding 30S ribosomal protein S20, which yields MEVKTLANIKSAIKRAELNVKQNEKNSAQKSAMRSAIKAFEANPSEELFRAASSSIDKAESKGLIHKNKASRDKARLAAKLAN from the coding sequence TTGGAGGTGAAAACATTGGCAAATATTAAATCAGCTATCAAACGCGCTGAACTTAACGTTAAACAAAACGAAAAGAACTCAGCACAAAAATCAGCTATGCGTTCTGCTATCAAAGCATTCGAAGCTAACCCATCTGAAGAGCTTTTCCGCGCTGCTTCTTCTAGCATCGATAAAGCTGAATCAAAAGGGTTGATTCACAAAAACAAAGCTAGCCGCGATAAAGCACGTCTTGCTGCTAAATTGGCTAACTAA
- a CDS encoding class I SAM-dependent methyltransferase, whose product MTKMYYAENPDSAHDIHELKVTLLGQPFTFLTDSGVFSKKMIDYGSQVLLNTVDFEKGKTLLDLGCGYGPLGISLAKVQGVQATMVDINNRAIDLAQKNAEKNGVTANIFQSNIYEKVTGTFDYIISNPPIRAGKQVVHTIIADSINYLNDGGSLTIVIQKKQGAPSAKAKMEEIFGNVDILKRDKGYYILRSTKTE is encoded by the coding sequence ATGACAAAGATGTATTATGCAGAAAATCCTGATAGCGCTCATGATATTCATGAGTTGAAGGTTACTCTTTTGGGGCAACCCTTCACATTTTTAACCGATTCAGGTGTTTTCTCTAAAAAAATGATTGATTACGGCAGCCAAGTGCTTTTGAATACGGTGGATTTTGAAAAAGGTAAAACGCTTTTGGATTTAGGTTGTGGTTATGGTCCGCTAGGTATTTCTTTAGCAAAAGTTCAAGGTGTTCAAGCAACAATGGTTGATATTAACAACCGAGCTATTGATTTGGCGCAAAAAAACGCTGAAAAAAACGGTGTTACAGCAAATATCTTCCAATCTAATATCTATGAAAAGGTAACTGGCACTTTTGATTACATTATTAGCAATCCTCCGATTCGTGCAGGAAAACAAGTTGTTCATACGATTATCGCTGATAGTATCAATTATCTTAATGACGGTGGTAGTTTAACAATTGTTATCCAAAAGAAACAAGGAGCGCCGAGTGCTAAAGCTAAAATGGAAGAAATTTTTGGCAATGTTGATATCCTAAAGCGTGATAAAGGGTATTATATTTTACGAAGCACAAAAACTGAATAA
- the pstA gene encoding phosphate ABC transporter permease PstA has product MHAKKIDKLATGVLYTIAGIIVAILASLLLYILVNGLPHVSWSFLTGKSSSYQAGGGIGIQLYNSLFLLVITLIISIPLSMGAGIYLSEYAKKGRFTNFIRTCIEILSSLPSVVVGLFGYLIFVVQFQYGFSIISGALALTVFNLPQMTRNVEDGLRNVHHTQREAGLALGLSRWETVVHVVVPEALPSIVTGIVLASGRIFGEAAALIYTAGQSAPALDWSNWNPLSVTSPISIFRQAETLAVHIWKVNSEGTIPDATQVSQGSAAVLLVFILIFNLSARYIGKKLHAKLTSAN; this is encoded by the coding sequence ATGCACGCTAAAAAAATTGATAAATTAGCAACAGGAGTTCTCTATACAATCGCTGGAATTATTGTTGCAATTTTGGCATCTTTGCTACTTTATATCTTGGTTAATGGTTTACCACACGTTAGCTGGTCTTTCTTAACAGGAAAATCATCATCTTATCAAGCTGGCGGTGGTATTGGTATTCAGCTGTACAATTCTCTCTTTCTTTTAGTGATTACATTGATTATTTCAATTCCGCTATCAATGGGAGCAGGAATTTACTTATCTGAATACGCTAAAAAAGGGCGTTTTACGAATTTCATTAGAACTTGTATTGAAATTCTATCATCTCTACCATCAGTTGTTGTTGGATTGTTTGGTTACCTTATTTTTGTTGTTCAATTTCAATACGGTTTCTCAATTATCTCTGGTGCCCTTGCCTTAACCGTATTTAATCTGCCACAAATGACACGTAATGTTGAAGATGGTCTTCGTAATGTTCACCATACGCAACGTGAAGCAGGGCTTGCACTTGGTTTATCACGTTGGGAAACAGTTGTTCACGTTGTTGTACCAGAAGCTTTGCCAAGTATTGTTACTGGTATTGTGCTTGCTTCAGGACGTATCTTTGGTGAAGCAGCCGCGCTCATTTACACAGCGGGGCAATCTGCGCCAGCTCTTGATTGGTCAAATTGGAACCCACTTAGTGTGACAAGTCCGATTTCTATCTTCCGTCAAGCTGAAACGCTCGCTGTTCACATTTGGAAAGTCAATAGTGAAGGCACTATTCCTGATGCAACACAAGTTTCACAAGGAAGCGCTGCAGTTCTCTTGGTTTTCATCCTCATTTTCAACCTATCAGCTCGTTATATCGGTAAGAAACTTCATGCGAAATTAACGTCGGCAAACTAA
- the phoU gene encoding phosphate signaling complex protein PhoU has product MLRSKFDDELEKLHNQFYAMGTEVLSQINKTVRAFISHDRELAKEVIEGDEIVNNFETKLEKKSLEIIALQQPVSQDLRTVITVLKASSDVERMGDHAASIAKATIRVKGEERLPEVEAEIKKMGKAVRDMVEEALDVYITGDEERAYEVAASDEVIDNYFRDIQNMAVESIRQQPDTVFAGKEYLQVITYLERIGDYARNICEWVVYLKTGKIIEL; this is encoded by the coding sequence ATGTTAAGGTCAAAATTTGACGACGAATTAGAAAAATTACACAATCAATTTTACGCAATGGGGACTGAAGTCCTTTCACAAATCAATAAGACCGTTCGAGCATTCATCAGCCATGATCGTGAATTAGCTAAAGAAGTTATCGAAGGTGATGAAATTGTCAATAATTTCGAAACAAAATTAGAGAAAAAATCACTTGAAATCATTGCATTGCAACAACCAGTTTCTCAAGATTTACGTACTGTTATTACAGTTTTAAAAGCTTCAAGCGATGTTGAACGCATGGGTGACCACGCAGCTTCAATCGCTAAAGCAACCATCCGTGTAAAAGGCGAAGAACGTTTACCAGAAGTCGAAGCAGAAATCAAAAAAATGGGTAAAGCTGTGCGCGACATGGTAGAAGAAGCTTTGGATGTTTATATCACAGGAGATGAAGAACGTGCTTACGAAGTGGCCGCATCAGACGAAGTGATTGATAACTATTTCCGTGACATTCAAAATATGGCTGTTGAGTCAATCCGCCAACAACCTGACACCGTTTTTGCCGGGAAAGAATACCTACAAGTTATCACTTACTTAGAACGTATTGGTGACTACGCTCGTAATATTTGTGAATGGGTTGTTTACCTTAAAACTGGTAAAATCATTGAGCTGTAA
- the pstB gene encoding phosphate ABC transporter ATP-binding protein PstB, with amino-acid sequence MTEPILRVSDLSVYYNKKKALNNVSMDFYPNEITALIGPSGSGKSTLLRSINRMGDLNPEVTLTGSITYNGHNIYSPRTDTVELRKEIGMVFQQPNPFPMSIYENVVYGLRLKGIKDKQVLDEAVESSLIGASIWDEVKDRLHDSALGLSGGQQQRVCVARVLATSPKIILLDEPTSALDPISAGKVEDTLYGLKDKYTMLIVTRSMQQASRISDRTGFFLGGDLIEYGKTHEMFMDPKRKETEDYITGKFG; translated from the coding sequence ATGACAGAACCTATTTTAAGAGTGAGTGACTTATCTGTCTACTATAATAAGAAAAAAGCTTTAAATAATGTGTCTATGGATTTCTATCCTAATGAAATCACAGCCTTAATCGGACCTTCTGGTTCAGGAAAATCAACACTTTTGCGGTCGATTAACCGCATGGGTGACCTTAATCCTGAAGTAACATTGACAGGTTCAATCACTTATAACGGTCATAATATTTATAGCCCACGAACAGATACGGTTGAACTTCGCAAAGAAATCGGCATGGTTTTCCAACAACCTAATCCATTTCCAATGTCAATCTATGAAAATGTCGTTTACGGTTTACGTTTGAAAGGAATTAAAGATAAGCAAGTTCTTGATGAAGCCGTCGAATCATCACTTATCGGTGCCTCTATCTGGGACGAAGTTAAGGATAGATTGCACGATTCTGCGCTTGGCTTATCAGGTGGTCAGCAACAACGTGTGTGTGTAGCTCGTGTTTTAGCAACAAGTCCTAAAATCATTTTATTAGATGAACCAACATCAGCGCTTGACCCAATCTCAGCAGGTAAAGTGGAGGATACACTTTATGGTTTGAAAGATAAATATACAATGCTTATCGTAACACGTTCAATGCAACAAGCTTCACGTATTTCAGACCGAACAGGATTTTTCCTCGGTGGTGACCTTATTGAATATGGAAAAACACATGAAATGTTCATGGACCCTAAACGAAAAGAAACAGAAGATTATATTACAGGAAAATTTGGTTAG
- the deoC gene encoding deoxyribose-phosphate aldolase: MAINRYIDHTLLKPESTQTQIDKLIAEAVEHQFASVCVNPTWVSYAAKALKGTEVNVCTVIGFPLGANTSSVKAFETKDAVANGADEIDMVINIGQLKSGQYDAVEADIRAVVEASGDKLVKVIIETCLLTDDEKVKACQLAVAAGADYVKTSTGFSTAGANIADVTLMRKTVGPNIGVKAAGGTRSYADAEAFIKAGATRIGTSAGVAIVNGETANSSY; the protein is encoded by the coding sequence ATGGCTATTAATAGGTATATCGATCATACTTTATTAAAACCTGAAAGCACTCAAACTCAAATTGATAAGCTGATTGCAGAAGCAGTAGAGCATCAGTTTGCTAGTGTTTGTGTTAATCCAACTTGGGTATCATATGCCGCTAAGGCTTTAAAAGGTACTGAAGTTAATGTTTGTACGGTTATTGGTTTTCCTCTTGGGGCAAACACTAGTAGTGTGAAAGCTTTTGAGACGAAAGATGCTGTTGCTAACGGTGCAGATGAGATCGATATGGTTATCAATATCGGTCAATTAAAATCAGGACAATATGACGCTGTTGAAGCTGATATTCGCGCTGTTGTAGAAGCAAGCGGTGATAAGTTAGTAAAAGTTATCATTGAAACTTGTCTTTTGACAGACGACGAAAAAGTAAAAGCTTGCCAATTAGCGGTTGCAGCAGGTGCGGATTACGTTAAAACTTCAACTGGTTTTTCAACTGCAGGCGCAAATATCGCCGACGTGACATTGATGCGTAAAACTGTTGGACCAAATATCGGAGTGAAAGCCGCAGGCGGCACACGCTCATATGCAGATGCTGAAGCTTTTATTAAAGCAGGGGCAACACGAATTGGAACTTCTGCAGGTGTAGCAATTGTCAACGGTGAAACTGCTAATAGTAGTTACTAA
- a CDS encoding sensor histidine kinase, with protein MLNKLQKKLSSGTFSHFFHFFAVFTGIFVIMTVIILQIMRYGLYSSVDTSLQNAADNANDYVVRTMERSDTLQSDDSSTDTFSGGTSSSGKAKPSTGGVGLSNVSVLLYDEDGKILNALDAFVQFGTLSTTFDEDSVGEIKEQKITTIFGQTEKYHVLTVKVSSSEYPSIKYATFLVSVRQLDEASERYVTITITVMVIFWIISVVASVYLANWTRKPIMESYEKQKSFVENASHELRTPLAVLQNRLESLFRRPDATILDNSESIAASLDEVRNMRILTTNLLNLARRDDGLKVELEDIQPTTFNEIFENYDMIAEENGKTFVGHNLAERPIKSDRTLLKQLMTILFDNAIKYTDDDGVIEFTVKTTDKQTILTVADNGPGISDADKVKIFDRFYRVDKARTRQKGGFGLGLSLAKQIVDVLKGDIQVKDNQPKGTIFEVRFNRH; from the coding sequence ATGCTGAATAAATTACAGAAAAAATTATCGTCAGGGACATTTTCACATTTCTTCCATTTCTTTGCTGTCTTTACGGGAATTTTTGTCATCATGACAGTTATCATTTTGCAGATTATGCGCTATGGTCTTTATTCCTCTGTTGATACGAGTTTGCAAAATGCAGCAGACAATGCCAATGATTATGTCGTGCGAACTATGGAACGTAGCGATACTTTGCAATCGGATGATTCTTCTACGGACACTTTTTCAGGAGGAACAAGTAGTTCTGGGAAAGCGAAACCTAGTACTGGCGGAGTTGGTCTAAGTAACGTTAGCGTTCTTCTTTATGATGAAGACGGTAAAATCTTAAATGCTTTGGATGCTTTTGTTCAATTTGGAACGTTATCGACAACTTTTGATGAAGATAGTGTCGGCGAAATCAAAGAACAGAAGATTACGACCATTTTTGGTCAAACCGAGAAATACCATGTGCTGACTGTAAAAGTGAGTAGTAGCGAGTATCCTAGTATAAAATATGCTACTTTCCTTGTTAGCGTTCGTCAGTTAGATGAAGCTAGCGAACGATATGTAACAATTACGATCACTGTTATGGTTATTTTCTGGATTATTTCGGTCGTAGCAAGTGTTTATCTTGCCAATTGGACAAGAAAACCAATTATGGAAAGCTATGAAAAACAAAAATCCTTTGTCGAAAACGCTAGTCATGAGTTGCGTACACCGCTTGCTGTTTTGCAGAATCGTTTAGAAAGTCTCTTTAGGCGACCTGATGCTACAATTTTGGATAATAGTGAAAGTATTGCCGCCAGTCTAGACGAAGTTCGAAATATGCGAATTTTGACCACAAATCTGCTGAATTTGGCACGTCGTGACGATGGTTTGAAAGTTGAGTTGGAGGATATTCAACCAACGACTTTCAATGAAATCTTTGAAAATTACGATATGATTGCTGAAGAAAATGGCAAGACATTTGTCGGACATAATTTGGCAGAGCGACCAATCAAATCAGATCGTACATTGTTAAAACAACTGATGACTATCTTATTTGATAATGCCATAAAATACACCGACGATGATGGTGTCATTGAATTTACCGTTAAAACAACAGACAAACAAACAATTCTGACAGTTGCTGATAACGGCCCAGGGATTAGCGACGCTGATAAAGTTAAGATTTTTGACCGTTTTTATCGTGTGGATAAAGCACGGACACGTCAAAAAGGTGGTTTTGGTCTAGGATTGTCACTTGCTAAGCAAATTGTTGACGTTTTAAAAGGCGATATTCAAGTCAAAGACAACCAACCAAAAGGAACTATTTTTGAAGTTCGTTTTAATCGTCATTAA
- a CDS encoding M1 family metallopeptidase, with protein sequence MKTVEHFIEKFVPENYNIFLDINRQSKTFSGNVAISGEALDNVISFHQKDLAIASVLLDNQNLEFTIDNNNEAVHVELPETGTMTLVLEFSGKITDNMTGIYPSYYTVDGVKKEVISTQFESHFAREAFPCVDEPEAKATFDLSIKFDQTEGEIVLSNMPEVDADRRKETGLWTFDTTPRMSSYLLAFALGDLQGKTAKTKNGTEVGVFSTKAHALKSLDFALDIAVRVIDFYEDYYGVKYPIPLSYHVALPDFSAGAMENWGLVTYREVYLLVDDNSTVKSRQNVALVVAHELAHQWFGNLVTMKWWDDLWLNESFANMMEYVSVDAIEPSWNIFEDFQTAGLPLALQRDATDGVQSVHVEVKHPDEINTLFDPAIVYAKGSRLMHMLRRWLGDDDFRAGLKIYFEKHQYGNTIGRDLWDALSEASGKDVAAFMDAWLEQPGYPVVTAEVVDDTLVLSQKQFFIGEGVDENRIWPIPLNSNWQGLPETLTEARLEIPNYSQLAAQNEGALRLNTENTAHYITNYKGELLNAVLEQLTELDTVSKLQVIQERRLLAESGEISYAELVPLLTKLADETSYLVAEAISQVVEGLDVFLTEGSQAQAQFKALLSHLMQKNYDRLGFEPQAGESDEDEMVRQNTISLMLYADNEDAVTKAEAIFHQYKGNIETIPASIRLSVLANQIKHAETEELVSLYLDTYVKTNDGNFRRQLASALSNTKSEVTVERILSALKNKDIVKPQDLAMSWYRPFLEKDFAQGAFWTWARENWAWIKSALGGDMSFDKFVIYPANSFKTAERLAEYKAFFEPQLDDMAISRNIAMGIKEISARLDLISTSKVAVEEALAEVE encoded by the coding sequence ATGAAAACTGTAGAACATTTTATTGAAAAGTTTGTTCCTGAAAATTATAATATTTTTCTTGACATTAACCGTCAGTCGAAAACGTTTTCAGGTAACGTAGCCATTAGCGGTGAGGCTTTAGATAATGTTATTTCATTCCACCAAAAAGATTTAGCCATTGCTTCTGTTTTGTTAGACAATCAAAACTTAGAGTTTACCATTGATAACAACAACGAAGCTGTCCATGTTGAACTACCAGAAACAGGTACAATGACACTTGTTCTTGAGTTCTCAGGTAAGATTACCGATAATATGACAGGTATCTACCCTTCATATTACACTGTTGATGGTGTCAAAAAAGAAGTCATCTCAACACAATTTGAAAGTCACTTTGCCCGCGAAGCTTTTCCTTGTGTGGACGAACCAGAAGCAAAAGCTACTTTTGATTTGAGCATTAAATTTGACCAAACTGAAGGTGAAATCGTGCTTTCAAATATGCCAGAAGTTGATGCTGACCGTCGTAAGGAAACTGGTCTTTGGACATTCGATACGACACCTCGCATGTCATCATACCTTCTCGCATTTGCTCTTGGGGATTTGCAAGGTAAAACTGCAAAAACTAAAAATGGTACTGAAGTTGGTGTTTTCTCAACAAAAGCACACGCTCTTAAATCATTAGACTTTGCTTTGGATATTGCTGTTCGTGTTATTGATTTCTACGAGGATTATTATGGCGTCAAATATCCAATTCCACTTTCATACCATGTTGCCCTTCCTGATTTCTCAGCTGGAGCGATGGAAAACTGGGGCTTGGTTACTTACCGTGAAGTTTATCTTTTGGTTGACGATAACTCTACCGTTAAGAGTCGTCAAAATGTCGCACTTGTTGTTGCACACGAATTGGCTCACCAATGGTTTGGTAACCTTGTCACAATGAAATGGTGGGATGATTTATGGCTCAATGAATCATTTGCCAATATGATGGAGTACGTTTCTGTTGATGCCATTGAGCCTTCATGGAATATCTTTGAAGATTTCCAAACAGCAGGTCTCCCATTGGCGCTTCAACGTGATGCTACTGACGGTGTTCAATCTGTGCACGTCGAAGTTAAGCATCCTGATGAAATCAATACTTTGTTTGACCCAGCCATTGTTTATGCTAAAGGAAGTCGCTTGATGCACATGCTTCGTCGTTGGCTTGGTGATGACGATTTCCGTGCTGGCTTGAAAATTTACTTTGAAAAACACCAATATGGCAATACTATTGGTCGTGATCTTTGGGATGCGTTATCAGAAGCATCTGGAAAAGATGTTGCAGCCTTCATGGACGCTTGGTTAGAACAACCTGGTTATCCAGTTGTGACAGCAGAAGTTGTTGATGATACACTTGTTCTTAGCCAAAAACAATTCTTCATCGGTGAAGGTGTTGATGAAAATCGTATTTGGCCAATTCCACTTAATAGCAATTGGCAAGGACTTCCAGAAACGTTGACTGAAGCTCGTCTTGAAATTCCAAATTACAGCCAATTGGCAGCGCAAAACGAAGGAGCTCTTCGTCTCAATACAGAAAATACCGCTCACTACATCACAAATTATAAAGGCGAATTGTTGAACGCTGTTCTTGAACAATTGACTGAACTTGATACTGTTTCAAAACTTCAAGTCATCCAAGAACGCCGTTTGCTTGCTGAAAGTGGTGAGATTTCATACGCAGAACTTGTTCCATTATTGACAAAACTTGCTGATGAAACTTCTTATTTGGTAGCGGAGGCTATTTCACAAGTTGTTGAAGGTTTGGATGTTTTCTTGACAGAAGGAAGCCAAGCTCAAGCACAATTTAAAGCCTTGCTTAGCCACCTCATGCAAAAGAATTACGACCGCCTCGGCTTTGAACCACAAGCAGGAGAATCTGACGAAGATGAAATGGTTCGTCAAAATACGATTTCGTTGATGTTGTACGCAGACAACGAAGATGCTGTGACAAAAGCGGAAGCTATTTTCCATCAATACAAAGGTAATATCGAAACTATTCCAGCTTCAATTCGCTTATCTGTTTTGGCAAATCAAATCAAGCACGCTGAAACAGAAGAACTTGTTTCACTTTACCTCGATACTTACGTGAAAACAAACGATGGTAACTTCCGTCGTCAATTGGCTTCTGCTTTATCAAATACAAAATCAGAAGTTACAGTTGAACGTATCTTAAGCGCTTTGAAGAACAAAGACATTGTGAAACCACAAGACTTAGCAATGAGTTGGTACCGTCCATTCCTTGAAAAAGATTTTGCGCAAGGAGCGTTCTGGACTTGGGCACGTGAAAACTGGGCTTGGATTAAATCAGCGCTTGGTGGTGACATGAGTTTTGATAAATTTGTTATCTATCCTGCCAATTCATTCAAAACAGCTGAACGTCTTGCAGAATACAAAGCTTTCTTTGAACCACAACTTGATGATATGGCAATCAGCCGCAATATTGCAATGGGAATCAAAGAAATCTCTGCTCGCCTTGATTTGATTAGCACAAGTAAGGTTGCTGTCGAAGAAGCACTTGCAGAAGTTGAATAA
- the coaA gene encoding type I pantothenate kinase produces MTNEFINFDNISRKTWQELHRKTQPLLTAEELESIKSLNDNINIQDVVEVYLPLISLIQIYKNAQENLSFSKSIFLKKEVSKRPFIIGISGSVAVGKSTTSRLLQLLLSRTFKDSKVEMVTTDGFIYPNDILIERNILDRKGFPESYNMELLLNFLDTIKNGMVAEIPVYSHEIYDIIPDQKQTIDTPDFLIVEGINVFQNQKNKRLYMTGYFDFSIYIDAENDNIEKWYLERFESLLELAKADKNNYYHRFVDMSQSEALALAKNTWKTINLVNLEKYIEPTRNRAELILHKAADHKIDSIYLKK; encoded by the coding sequence ATGACGAACGAATTTATTAATTTTGATAATATTTCTCGAAAAACTTGGCAAGAATTGCACCGCAAAACACAGCCTCTTCTGACTGCTGAAGAATTGGAATCAATTAAAAGTTTGAATGACAATATCAACATTCAAGATGTGGTTGAAGTTTATCTTCCTTTGATTAGCTTAATTCAGATTTACAAAAATGCTCAAGAGAATCTTTCATTTTCAAAAAGTATTTTTCTGAAAAAAGAAGTGAGTAAACGCCCATTTATCATTGGTATTTCGGGATCGGTTGCTGTCGGAAAATCAACGACTAGCCGTCTTTTGCAACTTCTCCTATCACGGACTTTCAAAGATAGCAAAGTTGAAATGGTAACGACTGACGGTTTCATTTATCCAAATGATATTTTAATTGAGCGAAATATACTTGACCGCAAAGGATTTCCCGAAAGTTATAACATGGAACTTCTGCTAAATTTCCTCGATACCATTAAAAATGGCATGGTCGCCGAGATTCCTGTTTATTCGCATGAAATCTATGACATCATTCCTGACCAAAAACAAACGATTGATACCCCTGATTTTCTGATTGTCGAAGGAATCAACGTTTTTCAAAACCAGAAGAATAAACGATTGTACATGACAGGGTATTTTGATTTTTCAATTTACATTGACGCAGAAAACGATAATATCGAAAAATGGTATTTGGAACGTTTTGAAAGCTTATTAGAATTGGCAAAAGCAGACAAAAACAACTATTATCACCGTTTTGTCGATATGTCACAAAGCGAAGCCTTAGCTTTAGCTAAGAACACTTGGAAAACAATCAATTTAGTCAATCTTGAAAAATACATTGAACCAACGCGAAACCGTGCTGAATTGATTTTACACAAGGCTGCAGACCATAAAATTGATAGTATTTATTTGAAAAAGTAA